A region of Reichenbachiella carrageenanivorans DNA encodes the following proteins:
- a CDS encoding Ig-like domain-containing protein translates to MKKLSLLCVIWFGLAWLGAAQTYDSHMHFIENNGTTVNLEDVKSDGNGNIYISGNLTANTDDDHEAVDFDPGAGVAQITGVDVSVDRNILFLAKYNAAGQYQWVRWIHEILDQPSLYGGKLAINDDDNVYMTANVKDAAELSTGETVYGPYVYGVPLEGYSGKVIGYTPAGAIDRIIETSFAQNGSQYMEIAAIEADPILGHIFIAGHYRGTPNALPDDTDENAYISYVSTANGQALFTKAVTEGGSNASISALSWSGDGNLIIAGSVSGTPDFDPSASTHTGSAGKFIAKYSSSLAFGWVNSGNSGSFNTSIKYTSGGNPSIVLYNSSTRISQLHEFNISNGTLVGSTQLSDETFSAQDYAYVSNGDIYSVGTIMQSGSAHHRAIVKTLSNGDHAYTTDITTGLSSYFGHLDYDNDIITCYGHTSGFDADLDPVETTILTDGINQVSYDVSESDTPTSIVSYSPAHGATHASGNLSYTVEFNQNLNYVGADGSIYLRQKGTSTGYDVTAADVSTSGSTATIEIKKALSDGSSFLQYELFITNTAFENENGVAYEGNIPTRPTVTVNYTNPTIATQSPIDGATEVALDANVVITFNENIRAGQYAGEGLYDIRIRSSLTSQQQLYFLTDPEVTVGTKSITINPSSDFAPEDELFVNIYYGVIELDQPTDGLYLNPITSSNTWNFTTEAGDQDAPFINGGQYPTEGAPCVSTSNFNAIFNEPIQYGTGQLSLYKIDGSLVSSIDMENDTDQLTIDLSNQRLRFNFEYSVEYGQEYYIQICSTCVEDLAGNPFAGIDDDSWNFNSSTLPVIESTVPAHNATNVELGADIILTPSEYIQSHDGTKTAILKNADGNGVVATVPVSGFVFNMDGTVTIPLPTLSESTTYYLELEANALSSTCGTRVEPITGSSTLSFTTTGPADDTPPVISGFSPAKNATSVSSRPSIQLTMSENVQFTDDPNNDIYIRNKANPSTIYKTIPITSDEVNINENVVIIFPDAELIPNGEVQEVYVGWSTAPFEDLAGNDLDQLFDDEYSFTIDNENPYATAYQYKGDTDVPINISSLKLTFNEPVTARASANIIVRESASSDVITQHYFGTDFSGVSFNGNEVIFTMNQTLDYATEYHVQIVGSSFEDAAGNHFAGLGNLSVYDWYFTTEAEPNEVPTNISLSANTIDENNSIGDVIGTFSTEDADQTSGFTYTFAAGGDDNGSFSIDGFGGLRASASFDYEQKDTYSIRVKTTDSKGASLEKYFEVLINDLDEISPTIESLSPVHEAAGVAIDADLVLTFSEEIKPSIDGGHIRVRPVNGGLNLLGGRPEFETNFFTISNNQLIIHLSEGNSPSNGHQYYVQIDHNAIADIAGNNFAGIADDATTWMLTIEKETQTIDITPVGEKLITDGPFDIQATTTSNLALSYSVLSGPATNNGKTITLTGESGIVIVEISQVGDEYHHATSETISFLVKDASKQDQTITITAIDDKMTTDGAFDIAASSTSGLAVALTVTGPASISGNTITLDGTAGTVTVLANQAGDNNFNPATVASASFEVTEPVVEKSDQTITIAVIEDKLTIDAAFEVEATSTSELEVTLTVTGPATISGNTITLDGTAGTVTVFGNQAGNEEFEAAEAVSISFEVTEPVISSVSNPIYTVKVYPNPANDWIILEGLNAEVAHVQWINMDGTIVMDQQVNERSRIDISNLADGLYLLRTLQDNFITTTKILIH, encoded by the coding sequence ATGAAAAAATTATCGCTACTATGTGTTATCTGGTTTGGCCTGGCTTGGTTGGGAGCAGCGCAGACCTACGACAGTCATATGCACTTCATTGAAAACAATGGAACAACCGTGAATTTGGAAGATGTAAAATCCGATGGGAACGGAAATATTTACATATCTGGAAACCTTACTGCTAATACGGATGATGACCATGAAGCCGTGGATTTTGATCCAGGGGCTGGTGTGGCACAAATAACCGGTGTCGATGTAAGCGTGGATCGGAATATTCTGTTTTTAGCCAAATACAATGCAGCTGGCCAATATCAGTGGGTACGCTGGATACATGAGATTTTGGATCAACCCAGTCTTTACGGAGGAAAATTGGCTATCAATGATGACGACAATGTGTACATGACAGCCAATGTAAAGGATGCCGCTGAGCTGAGTACAGGAGAAACCGTTTATGGGCCTTACGTATATGGAGTCCCTCTGGAAGGTTATTCCGGAAAGGTGATTGGGTACACGCCGGCCGGAGCTATAGACCGAATTATTGAAACATCATTTGCTCAGAATGGAAGTCAATACATGGAGATTGCGGCTATTGAAGCCGACCCGATATTAGGCCATATTTTTATTGCTGGCCATTATAGAGGAACTCCCAATGCGCTACCCGACGACACAGACGAAAACGCATATATCAGTTATGTGTCGACAGCCAATGGGCAAGCGCTTTTTACCAAAGCGGTCACCGAAGGAGGAAGTAATGCGTCTATCAGTGCATTGAGCTGGTCGGGTGATGGAAACCTGATCATAGCAGGATCGGTATCGGGAACGCCTGATTTCGACCCATCGGCATCTACACATACGGGCTCGGCTGGAAAATTTATAGCCAAATATTCATCTTCATTAGCCTTTGGCTGGGTAAACAGTGGAAATTCAGGTAGTTTCAATACTTCCATTAAATATACATCTGGTGGAAACCCGAGCATTGTATTGTATAATTCTTCGACAAGGATATCTCAGCTTCATGAGTTTAATATTTCTAATGGCACGCTAGTGGGATCCACTCAACTGTCTGATGAGACTTTTTCTGCACAAGATTATGCCTATGTGTCGAATGGAGATATTTATTCGGTAGGTACAATCATGCAAAGTGGGAGTGCACACCACAGAGCCATTGTAAAAACCCTGAGCAATGGAGATCATGCCTATACCACGGATATTACCACAGGTTTGTCCAGCTACTTTGGTCACCTGGATTATGACAACGACATCATCACTTGCTATGGTCACACGTCAGGTTTCGACGCTGATTTGGATCCAGTCGAGACTACTATTCTGACAGATGGAATTAATCAAGTGAGCTACGACGTTTCGGAGAGCGACACGCCTACATCTATCGTTAGTTATTCACCAGCGCATGGAGCCACTCATGCTTCGGGCAACCTTTCCTATACTGTTGAGTTTAACCAAAACTTAAACTATGTAGGAGCGGATGGCTCCATCTACTTGCGTCAAAAAGGCACTTCTACGGGATATGACGTGACAGCTGCTGATGTGTCCACAAGCGGATCCACTGCAACTATTGAAATAAAGAAAGCATTGAGTGATGGATCAAGCTTTCTTCAATATGAGCTATTCATTACAAATACTGCCTTTGAAAATGAAAATGGCGTTGCCTATGAAGGAAATATTCCGACACGCCCTACGGTGACGGTTAATTATACCAACCCTACAATTGCCACACAATCTCCTATAGATGGAGCCACAGAGGTTGCCCTGGATGCCAATGTGGTCATCACATTCAATGAAAATATTCGTGCGGGGCAATACGCTGGAGAAGGGCTTTACGATATTCGAATCCGCTCCAGCTTGACAAGCCAACAGCAACTTTATTTCCTGACCGACCCAGAAGTGACGGTGGGTACCAAAAGCATCACCATCAATCCCTCTTCAGATTTTGCTCCTGAAGACGAACTTTTCGTTAATATCTATTATGGCGTGATTGAGTTGGATCAACCTACAGATGGACTATATCTCAATCCTATCACCTCAAGCAATACGTGGAATTTCACGACAGAAGCTGGCGATCAAGATGCCCCTTTCATTAATGGTGGGCAATACCCAACCGAAGGCGCTCCTTGTGTTAGTACGTCCAACTTCAATGCGATTTTCAACGAACCTATTCAGTATGGTACAGGGCAGCTTTCGCTATATAAAATTGACGGTTCGCTTGTGAGCTCCATTGATATGGAAAATGACACCGATCAGCTTACTATCGATTTATCCAATCAGCGATTGCGTTTCAATTTTGAATACTCGGTGGAGTATGGGCAAGAATATTACATTCAGATATGTAGTACCTGTGTCGAAGATTTGGCAGGAAATCCGTTTGCTGGTATAGACGATGATTCTTGGAATTTCAACAGTAGCACTTTACCAGTCATTGAATCTACTGTGCCAGCGCATAACGCGACCAATGTGGAGTTGGGTGCGGATATTATACTCACTCCTAGTGAATATATACAATCGCACGACGGCACCAAAACTGCCATATTGAAAAATGCTGATGGAAATGGCGTGGTGGCTACGGTGCCTGTTTCGGGTTTTGTTTTTAATATGGACGGTACAGTTACGATTCCATTGCCCACGCTTTCTGAAAGCACCACGTACTATCTGGAGCTAGAGGCAAATGCACTGAGCAGCACATGCGGGACACGGGTGGAGCCGATTACAGGAAGTAGCACCCTGAGCTTTACTACCACCGGGCCAGCGGACGACACACCACCTGTCATTTCTGGTTTTTCGCCAGCAAAGAACGCCACTAGTGTCTCCAGTCGCCCGTCTATTCAGCTGACCATGAGCGAAAACGTGCAGTTTACGGATGATCCAAACAACGATATTTACATTCGAAATAAGGCAAATCCAAGCACGATTTACAAAACCATCCCAATCACATCTGATGAAGTAAACATCAACGAAAACGTGGTGATCATCTTCCCAGATGCAGAGCTCATTCCTAATGGAGAAGTACAGGAAGTATATGTGGGATGGAGTACTGCACCTTTTGAGGATTTGGCAGGAAATGACTTGGATCAGCTGTTTGATGATGAATACAGTTTCACGATTGATAATGAAAATCCTTATGCGACTGCCTATCAGTATAAAGGTGATACCGATGTGCCAATCAATATTTCTTCGCTCAAGTTGACTTTTAACGAACCCGTAACCGCACGGGCCTCGGCCAATATCATTGTGCGTGAGTCGGCTAGTAGCGATGTGATTACGCAGCATTATTTTGGCACTGACTTTAGCGGTGTGTCATTCAATGGCAATGAAGTAATCTTCACAATGAATCAAACACTGGATTATGCCACGGAATACCATGTTCAGATTGTGGGTAGTTCTTTTGAAGATGCCGCTGGTAACCACTTCGCTGGTTTAGGAAATTTATCGGTGTATGATTGGTATTTCACTACGGAAGCTGAACCTAATGAAGTACCTACCAACATCTCCTTGTCAGCCAATACCATAGACGAAAACAATTCTATCGGTGATGTAATCGGTACATTCAGTACAGAAGATGCCGATCAAACGAGTGGTTTTACTTACACGTTCGCTGCTGGCGGAGATGATAATGGGTCGTTTTCCATCGATGGATTCGGTGGTCTGAGAGCCAGTGCATCATTCGATTACGAACAAAAAGATACCTACAGCATCCGGGTAAAAACCACAGACAGCAAAGGCGCATCGTTAGAGAAATATTTTGAGGTATTGATCAATGACCTGGATGAAATCTCACCAACTATCGAGTCACTTTCGCCCGTGCACGAAGCTGCAGGCGTTGCTATAGATGCCGATTTGGTGCTGACGTTTAGTGAGGAAATAAAGCCATCGATAGATGGCGGTCATATTAGAGTTAGGCCAGTGAATGGCGGATTAAATCTTCTTGGCGGTCGACCAGAATTTGAAACCAACTTTTTTACCATTTCAAATAATCAGCTTATTATCCACCTATCAGAGGGTAATTCACCGTCCAATGGGCATCAGTATTATGTTCAGATTGACCATAATGCAATCGCAGATATAGCAGGCAACAATTTCGCAGGAATAGCCGATGATGCCACGACTTGGATGCTTACCATTGAAAAAGAGACGCAAACGATAGATATTACGCCAGTAGGCGAGAAGCTTATCACTGATGGTCCTTTTGACATCCAAGCAACCACGACTAGTAATTTAGCCTTGAGCTATAGCGTATTGAGTGGGCCAGCTACCAACAACGGAAAAACAATTACGCTTACAGGTGAATCAGGTATTGTAATAGTAGAAATAAGTCAAGTCGGAGACGAATATCATCACGCTACTAGCGAAACGATAAGTTTTTTGGTGAAAGATGCAAGCAAGCAAGATCAAACCATTACGATTACAGCGATTGATGATAAGATGACCACAGATGGAGCATTTGATATAGCGGCTTCTTCCACTTCGGGTCTCGCAGTGGCCTTAACGGTGACAGGCCCAGCCAGTATAAGTGGCAATACGATCACGCTTGACGGTACGGCAGGTACAGTAACAGTACTTGCCAACCAAGCAGGAGATAATAACTTCAACCCTGCTACTGTAGCAAGCGCGAGTTTTGAGGTGACAGAGCCAGTAGTAGAGAAATCTGATCAAACGATCACGATTGCAGTGATTGAAGATAAACTAACGATAGATGCAGCTTTCGAAGTAGAAGCAACTTCTACTTCAGAACTCGAAGTAACACTTACAGTTACAGGTCCAGCCACTATTAGTGGTAATACAATTACTTTGGACGGCACAGCTGGTACGGTGACTGTATTTGGCAATCAAGCTGGGAATGAAGAATTTGAAGCAGCTGAAGCAGTCAGTATTAGTTTCGAAGTCACAGAGCCTGTGATTAGTTCAGTTTCAAATCCTATTTATACGGTCAAAGTGTATCCTAACCCTGCAAATGATTGGATTATACTTGAAGGATTGAATGCCGAAGTAGCTCATGTCCAATGGATTAACATGGATGGAACCATAGTTATGGATCAACAAGTAAACGAACGGAGTAGAATAGATATCTCTAATTTGGCTGATGGTTTGTATCTATTAAGAACCTTACAAGACAATTTCATCACAACAACGAAGATTCTTATCCACTAA
- a CDS encoding tetratricopeptide repeat protein gives MKKIIFALLLIGAYHVHSQGVPDSIEHQLAKMNGDALRVQHLLDLANQYFRSNPELSRDLLDRSLLIADSSNRRVDYGKILVQYGIIHLYQGRIEWADSLYKQAQKLFIGEQDTVGIIRTFKELGTLHYKIGNDSAAISNGYAAYKLAEKINEDLLLAFISNNLSSAYRNLGDYENSVYFLRKAIKVKEKLSDKSVGSSYHNLGITLKSMGLIDSAKYYFQKSIKSKKKYQDKRGLANSYNSMTYFFIDPFNADSLFYYHYKCIALDEELGDTISLSFDWHSLADTYRQIKNWDKAIEYAIKSLAIAKDGEVIELNYQYLAEAYQAKGEFERSNQMLSKYVFIHDSLRRIEKENSIAEMKVKFDTERKEKENQILKGENRINELELSQARTQMYLILMLTLVLTIGLIFAIVQHRLRKKLLVAEIDELRAKINSNLIQKGVALNVTLESFNKKNHNDLTEREYEILKLAITQKSNSQIAEEVFVSVNTVKFHLKNIFNKLGVANRVEALELVTQKHS, from the coding sequence ATGAAAAAAATAATTTTCGCACTGCTGCTGATTGGAGCTTATCACGTGCATTCGCAAGGGGTGCCAGATAGCATAGAACACCAGCTAGCGAAAATGAACGGAGATGCTCTAAGGGTACAACATCTACTTGATTTAGCCAATCAGTATTTCAGATCGAACCCAGAATTAAGCCGCGACTTGTTGGATCGGTCACTGCTTATCGCTGATTCGTCAAACCGACGAGTCGATTATGGAAAAATCTTGGTTCAATATGGAATCATTCACCTCTACCAAGGAAGAATCGAATGGGCAGATAGCCTTTATAAACAAGCGCAAAAACTGTTCATTGGCGAGCAGGATACAGTAGGTATTATTAGGACATTTAAAGAATTGGGCACGCTGCATTATAAAATTGGTAATGATTCGGCTGCCATTAGCAATGGATATGCGGCTTACAAATTAGCAGAAAAAATCAATGAAGATCTCCTGCTAGCATTTATCAGCAACAATTTATCTTCTGCTTATCGCAATTTGGGGGATTATGAAAATTCCGTTTATTTTTTGAGAAAAGCTATAAAAGTAAAGGAGAAACTCAGCGATAAATCCGTAGGCTCTAGCTATCACAATCTGGGAATTACACTAAAATCTATGGGTTTGATCGATTCAGCCAAATACTATTTTCAAAAATCCATTAAGTCAAAAAAGAAATATCAGGACAAGCGAGGGTTGGCAAATTCGTATAATTCTATGACTTACTTTTTTATTGACCCTTTCAATGCCGACTCCTTATTTTATTATCATTATAAATGCATAGCGCTGGACGAAGAATTGGGAGATACGATTTCCTTGTCCTTTGATTGGCATTCTTTGGCAGATACTTATAGACAGATCAAAAACTGGGACAAAGCCATTGAATATGCGATCAAGTCTTTGGCTATAGCCAAAGATGGAGAAGTCATAGAGCTCAATTACCAATATTTGGCGGAGGCCTATCAAGCCAAGGGCGAATTTGAGCGATCGAACCAAATGCTTTCGAAATATGTGTTCATTCACGATTCACTTCGTCGAATAGAAAAGGAAAACTCCATTGCGGAGATGAAAGTGAAATTTGATACAGAACGAAAAGAAAAAGAAAATCAAATTTTGAAAGGAGAAAATAGAATCAACGAATTAGAGTTGTCTCAAGCCCGAACGCAGATGTATCTAATCTTGATGTTAACACTCGTCCTTACTATTGGGTTGATTTTTGCGATCGTGCAGCATCGCCTGAGGAAGAAACTTCTCGTTGCAGAGATTGACGAACTACGTGCTAAAATCAATAGCAACCTGATACAAAAAGGTGTAGCACTGAATGTAACGCTCGAATCATTCAACAAAAAAAATCATAATGACCTGACCGAACGAGAGTACGAAATTTTGAAATTGGCCATTACACAAAAATCAAACAGTCAGATTGCAGAGGAGGTTTTTGTCTCTGTAAACACAGTCAAATTCCATCTCAAGAACATTTTCAACAAATTGGGGGTGGCCAATCGCGTAGAGGCACTAGAGTTAGTTACTCAAAAACACTCCTGA